AGGTGCCTTTGCGAAGGGGTTGGCCAAAGAGTTCGTTGAAGGTTGCCCAGTCGCTCACGTCCCCACGCTTGAGTAGGACCAGGGGAACCGCACTAATCAGTAGTCCTAAGTCATCTTCCTCCCCAACCGCCAGATATAAACTGGTATAGGGGGGTTGGCTGTAGTCAATGCCCGTCTGATCGTACGGCGTGGCAACGACCAGGTGTTTGCTGGGAACCACGTGCGGACGGGGAACCAGGCTGGTCGTTTGTCCTACGAAGTCAACACCTACTAGGCTATAGCCATAGAACCGGGCGTCCAGGATGTGTTTAAGCAGTTGCCGGAAAAAGCGTTTATGGGTTAACCTGGTAATGGCTTCGACATCTTCCCCATCCCGTTTAAAGACCAGCTTGGTTCGGGTGGTGGCTAGTCGTCGCTGTTCCATTACTGAACGCAGGTGTTCGTCCAGGGTGGCATCACTATATATATTATAGAGTAGCCAGCGAACCGGATGGATAACCGACTCTGCCGATACGATGGCTTGCCGCCAGTTGTCGAGGGTTTTCCGGCTTCTGTCGATGGCTCTGATCTGAATCGAGCGGTCAACGATTTGCAGAGCCGTAGAAGCTTTTTGGGTTGTGCGTTTTGCCATAGCCAAAATGGGCGATTTAAGACACGATCTATCTTTGGTGATCGAATGGGCGCGGGAATAATTTGATTTTAGTTAACGAGCATTTAAACGGGCAAAATGGCACGTCAAACCAGTGTTGGTCGTCGGGGGGTGCTACCCCATCCGATTTCACTGCCTGTTGTGGCTGTGTCGTCAGGAATTGGAGCGGCTACACCGGGTAATTTAATTCGTCCATCGGCCAGCATTTCCAGTAGCTTTGCGGCCCGCTCACATGATTTGGTAATCTTGTCGGGAATCGTTTCAAGGGGCTGGTAGAGGTAGCAGATAGCAATCGTTTTAGCGATCTGAAGTAAAAGCGCATTTCGGTTTGCGCCCGTCTTCTCCAGTTCAGGCCGGATGTCATAGCGGCCTACCAAATGGCTTTCAATTTCGGATTCCGCCGTGACCAGGTGGGTCAGGATGATCGTATCATCGTAGCGGGTAATCATGTCCACGATCTCCGGCATGACCTGGGTCATCAGGTCGGCTTTTTGTAAAAACATAATCGTTAGTATTTAGTGGTACGTCGGTTGCCTCCGCTGGTGGCAGGGGTAACGGTTCGGACTTTTTGATTGATGATGTAAATGCCGCCTTCGGTCGCATCGGGTGCGTCGTCATGCCCAGTGGGGAAGGATAGAAGTTGATCTTTCCAGTTGACAAAATGCTTGTTGCCTTTGAGTCGCTGGCTGATCCGAAAGCAACCCAGTTCAAATAGGGGTTGCAGGTTGGCTTCGATCCGTCCGGCTTTGTCGGGCTTCTGGCGTTTGTCTACCTGGATCGGGAGCATATACCCACGGTTTTGCCCTTCGGTCTGGTATTCTTCGATGTGGCTATCCTGCATTAGACCGCCTTCGATGAAATGATAGATGATGCTGGCTCCTTCGCTCAGTAGCCATTCATGCATATCATAGTGCGCTTTTGCCATTGCGGTCTTAGTGGCCTGGGCAACCCAGCAATCCAATAGGTCGCGATACTTGCCCAGTGGCCCCAAAGCAACGATGGCCTTGTAGTCGTTCTTCTTGGTATCCTTCCAGGAGGGGTCATTGTAGGTAACAATAAACGGGTAGTGCGCCAGGGGCGGGGTTTTGATGTAGGTCATCCACTCGCTTTTTATGACCTTGCCCGATACGATGAAAATATGGAAGAACTCGCGCTGGACCATTGCGTAACGAATCTTGCTCCATTTCTCTTCCAGCATCTTGCGGGTATACCGTTCTTTCCAGGCAGGTACACCCGCTTCACTCTGGTCCATCTGGTGGGTCTTGGGATTCTCCAGGGCATAGACCTTGCAGTGGTAAATGGCTGGTTTAACCGGGTCGCCTTCTTCGACATCGCCTACCAGGTGCGCCAAAACGGACTTTCGGTGAATGCGGTTCCCTGCCACGATAAACCGGGCACCCAGGATAGAGAAACAAGGGAATAGGGCACCTTCCACCCAGTTGACCGTCTTTTCGACCCGGTCTTCATTTTCAACCAGCTCATCGTCGTCTAAATCATCGACAACGCCAAGGTTAGGCCGTTTTTCGGCATTTCGTAATCCCCTGGGTGATTGCCCACGGCCTAGCGCCCAGAAGCCAGCGCCATCGCGGGTTGAAAATTCTCCTTCTGCCCAATCGCCAAAACTGTACTGTTCACCATAATCATAGATATACCGCTCGTTGTGCTGGAGTTCGAGCTGTAAATCAATGAGCAGGCCAATAGCTTTATTCTGATTTGAGGAGACAACGATCATACCGTCTAATTCCTCGTTGGCCTTCAGAAATAGCGGAATCAGGACATCGGCAAATACCGATTTGGAGTGTTCGCGCGGCCATTCCAGCACGGCGAAAATATTTTTATCGGCAATGATCCGTTTAGCGGCCTGTTTATGAAACCAGCCAAATGGAGCCGTACAGTAATGCGGTAAATAATATTGGCAGAACTGAATGAAATCACCTCGAAGCCGCTCTTTTCGGGCCTCTTTAACGGCGGATGGCTCGTTGATCGGAACATCAGACGTTTTCTTGCTAATGACCTTTGTCCGGGCATCAATATACTCCTGGAAGGCTTTTTTCTCCTGGGCTGTCATACCGTCATGGTTTCTCGTTTCGTGTTCAGAAAATCGTCGGTATGCGGAACCAGCGCCTTGGCTAAATCCGGGTCTTTCGATGCCAGGTATTCTAGCAGCTCACGGATAACCGTTACCACGTTTGCCCAGGATAGTTCCTTGCCTTTGACGGTAGCGAATAGTTTGGACAACCCATCGACTTCGCCTTTGTCGATCAGCTTCAGTTTGCCAGCACTCCGGTATTCTTCCGTTAGCTGGCGAAGGGCTTCAAGCTGGTAGTCGATTAGAAACAGAACGTTGTCCTGGATGGTCTTTTTGATAGCCATGCCGCTGGCTCGTTCATCCCGCCATCCCCCCTTTGTTACCCAGTTGGAAACGGTCGTTTCGGACACGTCGAGCGTACGGGCAATCTCAACGTTGGGCACGTTGAGCATAAACAGCGCCTTGCCAGCGCCCATGATTTTTTCCTGATTGCTCATTGATCGTACGGTGGTTGGCCTTGTAAGCCACGATCAAAGTTGCCGCAAACCCCTGATTTCAAAAAAATGATGTTTACCAGGTTCCCGGTTTTCGGGTACGTGGTTCCCGGATTTCGGGAACCTGGTAAAGCGACTTTTGCGCGGCACAAAAAGCCCCCCCAATTTTCGGTCACTAAAACGAGCCGAGGCCATGAGAGCTAGGTAGCGTAACCACCGTACACTATACTATGAGTAAGCCCAAGTCCGAAGAAAAAACCTACACCTACGTCATTAGTGACGAATCGGTGAATGCGTATGGTTTCCGGGTTTCGACCGCAGGCATTGATATTTCTGCCTTCGAAAAAAATCCGGTTATGCTGTATATGCACATCAGGGGAAAGCTTTACGGGACTTGGGCTAATCTCAGAAAAGAAGACGGTAAACTACTGGCCGATGCAGTATTCGATGAGGAGGATACAGACCCGGAAGTTCAGTCCATTATTGGAAAAGCCAAGCGCGGGGTTCTGAAAGCCGCCAGCGCCGGGCTTGACATCCGGGATGTTGATTATGGTCCTGATGAAATCCGGGTCGCTACCGAATCGATTCTTGAAGAAATCTCCCTGGTGGACATTCCCGGTAATCGCAATGCGATCCGGCTTTATGCCAATGGCTGTCCCCTGGAAGGTGACGATTTGAAAAATCGCATCGCTCAACTATCGGCTCCCAAGCTAACTACGCACGAGTTACAACCAAACACCCCCGTACAAATGGAGTTAAAACGTACAGCGGTCAAACTGGGTTTACCCGAAACCGCCACAGAGTCCGAAGTTGAAGCGGCTCTGGATCAACTTGCCCAGGAGAAGGGCTTTAAGAAAAAGTTCGAAGACCTGGAGGGCCAGATGAAGCTGGCTAGAACGCAGGAGCGTGACCAGCTCATCAATGACGCCATTTCGGACAAGCGGATCACAGCGGATCAGAAGCCTACCTACGAAGCTCTGTTTGATGCCAATCACGAAGCGGCTAAAGTGGCCCTGGCTAAAATCGCCAAACCTGTCGATCTGAATGCCTTTGTGACGGGTAGTGTCACCCTGGCGGCCAGCCTGAGCAAAGAAGACCTGGTAAAGCTCTACGATCAGAAAGATAAGGATGGCTCGATGGCTCGCCTGAAGGCTGAAAATCCGGCTGAATATTCCCGACTGTTTGAGGCCAAATGGAACCGCAAACCGTCTGCCTAGTATAACCATCGAACCGACTGGCTGATGCTGAACCAGGGCTGGAGTCTTCCAGCCCTGGCACCATAACCCGGTTCAGGCTCTTACCCGTACCACTGTAACTATACTTTTTAAATGGCACTTGAAAAAGAAATCTGGCGGACCGACATCGTTAGTAACCTGTATAAGGACAACGATTTCATGAAATACGCCACCATTGCCGATCAATACGTATTGGCTGGTAAAGTTGTTCACATCCCCAACGCCAATTCAGCGTCCGGGGTCGTTAAAAACCGTTCCTCGCTTCCGGCTTCGGTGACCAAGCGGACGGACATCGACGTGACCTATGCACTCGATGAGTACACCACCAACCCGGTTCTGATTCCCAATATCGATGACATTCAACTGTCGTATGATAAGCGTCAGTCGGTTATGCAGGAAGACCGGGCGG
This window of the Spirosoma aerolatum genome carries:
- a CDS encoding phage portal protein family protein, which gives rise to MAKRTTQKASTALQIVDRSIQIRAIDRSRKTLDNWRQAIVSAESVIHPVRWLLYNIYSDATLDEHLRSVMEQRRLATTRTKLVFKRDGEDVEAITRLTHKRFFRQLLKHILDARFYGYSLVGVDFVGQTTSLVPRPHVVPSKHLVVATPYDQTGIDYSQPPYTSLYLAVGEEDDLGLLISAVPLVLLKRGDVSDWATFNELFGQPLRKGTYNPLDPAQKTQVEQALANLGSSAWVAMPDGSSVEFIESSGKTGAKDTYFGLADYLDKGMSKLIVGQTMTTQDGSSKSQGEVHERVADNITQDDQDHILSYLNEQGVAMLIAQGFDAEGGQFEFIEEEAKISKKDRLAMDLDIHTKVGKLKKEFFKQEYNVEFVNESDDEVSPADQAKQQQQGEPTTKPAKKPKPAKKEKANFQQAPNP
- a CDS encoding phage protein Gp36 family protein, which encodes MFLQKADLMTQVMPEIVDMITRYDDTIILTHLVTAESEIESHLVGRYDIRPELEKTGANRNALLLQIAKTIAICYLYQPLETIPDKITKSCERAAKLLEMLADGRIKLPGVAAPIPDDTATTGSEIGWGSTPRRPTLV